One genomic segment of Ignavibacteriota bacterium includes these proteins:
- a CDS encoding iron-containing alcohol dehydrogenase yields the protein MPLLRHTYNFPTRIEYGPGAIADLPKIIKGKGLTKGLLVTDQGIESIGLAEKLRSYFSEQGINIFSYSDVVSNPTEQNVIDATDIYKNNNCDFIVALGGGSPIDVGKTIKVTATHEEPLEKLDDFKGGDKYIVNEMPPFFAIPTTAGTGSEVGRSSVITVKSTNKKTIIFSPKMMPDIAVLDPEVTLLLPKKLTAATGVDAFVHNLEAYIMDTFHPYADAIAKEAISRCFKYLPIVVEDGNNVEARGEMLMASAMGATAFQKGLGINHSIAHALSVFYDTHHGLANAAVLVEVMKFNSTDEKVNKKLASLGTLLDTENNAESVISAIEKWLTKVGMPTDLKNIGVKEEDIAGLEAYAMEDPCKPLNPKPVLVGDVTRIIKNLLLNRKFYL from the coding sequence ATGCCACTTTTAAGACACACTTATAATTTCCCAACCAGAATTGAATATGGTCCAGGAGCAATTGCTGATTTACCAAAAATCATTAAAGGTAAAGGTTTAACAAAAGGTTTATTAGTTACAGATCAGGGTATTGAAAGTATTGGTTTAGCAGAAAAATTAAGATCATATTTTTCCGAGCAAGGAATTAATATTTTCAGTTATAGCGATGTTGTATCTAATCCCACTGAACAAAATGTTATTGACGCAACAGACATTTACAAAAATAATAACTGTGATTTTATTGTTGCGCTTGGAGGCGGTTCCCCAATTGATGTTGGTAAAACAATAAAAGTAACTGCTACCCATGAAGAACCGCTTGAGAAATTGGATGATTTCAAGGGCGGAGACAAATACATTGTAAATGAAATGCCACCGTTTTTTGCAATACCTACAACTGCCGGCACAGGAAGCGAAGTCGGAAGAAGTAGTGTAATTACTGTAAAATCAACAAATAAAAAAACAATTATTTTTTCTCCTAAAATGATGCCAGATATTGCTGTACTTGATCCTGAAGTTACATTATTATTGCCAAAAAAACTTACTGCTGCAACCGGAGTTGATGCATTTGTACATAATTTAGAAGCTTATATTATGGATACTTTTCATCCTTATGCTGATGCAATTGCAAAAGAAGCTATTTCACGTTGTTTTAAATATTTGCCAATTGTTGTAGAAGATGGAAATAATGTTGAGGCAAGAGGCGAAATGTTAATGGCTTCTGCAATGGGAGCGACTGCATTTCAAAAAGGTCTTGGTATAAATCATTCAATTGCTCATGCATTAAGTGTTTTTTATGATACTCACCACGGCTTGGCAAATGCTGCAGTCCTTGTTGAAGTTATGAAATTTAATTCAACAGATGAAAAAGTAAATAAAAAATTAGCTTCATTAGGAACTTTACTTGATACCGAAAATAATGCTGAATCCGTAATTTCGGCAATTGAAAAATGGTTAACAAAAGTTGGAATGCCTACCGATTTGAAAAATATCGGCGTAAAGGAAGAAGATATTGCGGGATTAGAAGCCTATGCAATGGAAGATCCTTGCAAACCATTAAATCCGAAACCAGTTTTAGTTGGTGATGTTACAAGAATAATTAAAAATTTATTATTGAATAGGAAATTTTATTTATGA
- a CDS encoding HAD family hydrolase, which produces MIKGITFDLWDTVFIDDSDEPKRKKAGRPTKSVERRLLVYQFVNKHQQISQEKVNAAYDAQDAAFRKVWHEHHITWTVKERLEIVLKGLNATLPKNELDELIKLHEEMELEFKPDFIEGVHDAIKQLSKNYKLGVISDAIFSPGRSLRKLLEDEDLLQYFSAFVFSDEVGCSKPAECVFHAAKKSLGLEFNEIVHIGDREHNDILGPEKMGMRSILCLAALDRGSDRNRPNGFFEHYSELPKLIEKLKDI; this is translated from the coding sequence ATGATCAAAGGAATTACATTTGATCTTTGGGATACAGTTTTTATTGATGATTCCGATGAGCCAAAAAGAAAGAAAGCCGGAAGACCAACAAAATCAGTAGAAAGAAGATTGTTAGTTTATCAATTTGTAAATAAGCACCAACAAATATCACAAGAAAAAGTAAATGCAGCTTATGATGCTCAAGATGCTGCATTTAGAAAAGTTTGGCATGAACATCATATTACTTGGACTGTGAAAGAACGGCTTGAAATTGTTCTTAAAGGTTTAAATGCAACTTTACCAAAAAATGAATTAGATGAACTTATAAAACTTCATGAAGAAATGGAATTAGAGTTTAAACCGGATTTTATTGAAGGCGTTCATGATGCTATTAAACAATTGAGTAAAAATTATAAACTTGGAGTAATTTCAGATGCTATTTTTAGTCCTGGAAGATCTTTAAGAAAATTGTTAGAAGATGAAGATCTTTTACAATACTTTTCTGCATTTGTTTTTTCAGATGAAGTTGGATGTTCAAAACCGGCTGAATGTGTATTCCATGCAGCCAAAAAAAGTTTGGGATTGGAATTTAATGAAATTGTTCATATTGGTGACAGAGAACATAATGATATTCTCGGTCCGGAAAAAATGGGTATGAGATCAATTCTTTGCCTCGCTGCACTTGATCGTGGAAGTGATAGAAACAGACCAAACGGATTTTTTGAACATTACAGCGAACTACCCAAATTAATTGAAAAATTAAAGGATATTTAA